From a region of the Salvelinus fontinalis isolate EN_2023a unplaced genomic scaffold, ASM2944872v1 scaffold_0648, whole genome shotgun sequence genome:
- the LOC129846911 gene encoding kelch domain-containing protein 10-like, with the protein MSAAEGDRSSEQLNKFEKLTVRPPVRVAGLHMPPARSGHRCVADNTNLYVFGGYNPDYDESGGQENEDYPLFRELWRYHFATGTWQQIRTEGYMPTELASMSAVLHGNNLLVFGGTGIPFGENNGNDVHVCNVKYKRWSLLNCRGKKPNRIYGQAMAIINSFLYVFGGTTGYIYSTDLHRLDLNTREWIHLKPNNPPDDLPEERYRHEIAHDRQRIYILGGGTSWTSYPLDKIHAYNLETNSWEEISTKPHDKIGYPAPRRCHSCVQIRNDVFLCGGYNGEVIVADLWKISLQTFQWTKLPAVMPEPAYFHCAAVTPAGCMYIHGGVVNIHENKRTGSLFKIWLVVPSLLELCWERLLKAHPQLAQLPTMQLLHLGLTQELIERLK; encoded by the exons ATGTCGGCCGCAGAAGGCGATCGCAGTTCGGAACAACTGAATAAATTCGAGAAACTGACAGTGAGGCCTCCAGTCAGAGTAGCAG GTCTCCATATGCCCCCAGCTCGGAGCGGGCATCGCTGCGTGGCAGACAACACCAACCTGTACGTGTTCGGGGGGTACAATCCGGACTATGATGAGTCGGGCGGCCAGGAAAACGAGGACTACCCGCTGTTCAGGGAGCTGTGGAGGTACCACTTTGCCACGGGCACCTGGCAGCAGATCCGTACAGAGGGCTACATGCCCACCGAGCTGGCCTCCATGTCAG CTGTTTTACATGGAAACAATCTGCTGGTGTTTGGTGGCACTGGGATTCCCTTTGGGGAAAACAACGGGAATGACGTCCACGTCTGCAACGTCAAGTACAAGCGGTGGTCGCTGCTCAACTGCCGAGGGAAGAAGCCCAACCGAATCTACGGACAG GCGATGGCCATCATTAACAGCTTCCTGTATGTATTTGGGGGAACAACGGGCTACATCTACAGCACAGACCTGCACAGACTGGACCTGAACACTAGAGAGTGGATCCACCTCAAACCCAACAACCCACCAGACGACCTGCCTGAGGAACG GTACAGACATGAAATAGCACACGACCGTCAGAGGATATACATCCTGGGAGGAGGGACCTCCTGGACCTCCTATCCTCTGGACAAG ATACATGCGTACAACCTGGAGACAAACTCCTGGGAGGAGATCTCAACCAAGCCTCATGATAAAATAG GGTACCCTGCTCCCAGGAGATGTCACAGCTGTGTGCAGATACGGAACG ATGTGTTTCTATGCGGAGGTTACAACGGTGAAGTCATAGTGGCTGATCTGTGGAAGATCAGCCTGCAGACGTTCCAGTGGACCAAGCTCCCAGCAGTGATGCCTGAGCCAGCCTATTTCCACTGTGCTGCTGTGACCCCG GCTGGCTGCATGTACATCCACGGTGGTGTGGTGAACATCCACGAGAACAAGCGGACTGGCTCCCTGTTTAAGATCTGGCTTGTGGTGCCCAGCCTGCTGGAGCTGTGCTGGGAGCGTCTGCTCAAGGCCCACCCCCAGCTGGCTCAGTTGCCCACCATGCAGCTCCTCCACCTGGGCCTCACACAGGAACTCATCGAGCGCTTGAAATAA